Proteins encoded in a region of the Corallococcus caeni genome:
- a CDS encoding TetR/AcrR family transcriptional regulator translates to MGRWEPNARDRLAQAAMTLFQEHGYDRTTVEEIAARAGLTERTFFRYFTDKKEVLFGGSDALHERIVTTIAEASQGTAPLDAVAAALESMAPFFKDRRDHARARQTLLAAHAELRERELSKLASLASAAADTLRKRGVTEPAASLAAEAGIAVFKVAFERWLEDPKAQDLSRHIQLGLDELRAVTASTGTGAPAEPPKRPVRPARARKP, encoded by the coding sequence ATGGGCCGCTGGGAACCCAACGCACGAGACCGGCTCGCACAGGCGGCGATGACGCTGTTCCAGGAGCACGGGTACGACCGGACGACGGTGGAGGAGATCGCCGCGCGCGCGGGGCTCACGGAGCGGACGTTCTTCCGCTACTTCACCGACAAGAAGGAGGTCCTGTTCGGGGGCTCTGACGCGCTCCACGAGCGCATCGTCACCACCATCGCGGAGGCCTCGCAGGGGACCGCGCCGCTCGACGCGGTCGCCGCCGCCCTGGAGTCCATGGCCCCCTTCTTCAAGGACCGCCGCGACCATGCCCGGGCGCGCCAGACGCTCCTTGCCGCGCACGCCGAGCTGCGGGAGCGCGAGCTGAGCAAGCTGGCCTCCCTCGCCTCGGCGGCCGCGGACACCCTGCGGAAGCGCGGCGTCACCGAGCCCGCGGCGAGCCTGGCCGCCGAGGCAGGCATCGCCGTCTTCAAGGTCGCGTTCGAGCGCTGGCTCGAGGACCCGAAGGCGCAGGACCTCTCACGGCACATCCAGCTCGGCCTTGACGAGCTCCGAGCTGTCACCGCGAGCACCGGGACCGGGGCGCCAGCCGAGCCTCCAAAGCGGCCCGTCAGGCCGGCCAGGGCCCGCAAGCCCTGA
- a CDS encoding cupredoxin domain-containing protein: protein MRSRFVFPLCLTGLLLACASGPRATSSEPASDDTGPVQPCAPREGARTEGGTQVTIITSSDGKVHFSPNAVQVQAGDTVTFVSQVQQDRCIGLSNSALLKEGAPNPLLVPACQSASWKVRGKDEPGSNTSWWSCPTSDCSKCTQPQGITETINGTLEVTGRGED from the coding sequence ATGCGAAGCCGCTTCGTCTTCCCGCTGTGCCTCACCGGACTGCTGCTGGCCTGCGCCAGCGGCCCCCGTGCCACCTCCTCAGAACCCGCGTCGGACGACACCGGCCCGGTGCAGCCCTGCGCGCCGAGAGAGGGCGCGCGGACCGAGGGCGGCACGCAGGTAACCATCATCACCAGCTCGGATGGCAAGGTCCACTTCAGCCCCAACGCGGTGCAGGTGCAGGCCGGTGATACGGTGACGTTCGTGTCGCAGGTGCAGCAGGACCGGTGCATCGGTCTGTCGAACAGCGCGCTCCTGAAGGAGGGGGCGCCGAACCCCCTGCTGGTACCCGCCTGCCAGAGCGCTTCGTGGAAGGTGCGCGGTAAGGACGAGCCGGGGTCGAACACCTCGTGGTGGTCCTGCCCGACGAGCGACTGCTCCAAGTGCACCCAGCCCCAGGGCATCACCGAGACCATCAACGGCACACTGGAAGTCACCGGCCGCGGCGAGGACTGA
- a CDS encoding sigma 54-interacting transcriptional regulator → MPHDPLADISTAAMQERGAARGAPRVVPALTVVSHPVPRRVGDRRLLDALVAGRPVALSRNAPDFAPPGSSLGLPLADPFVSRKPLEFSPLPDGGVRLTVPEDGTHVVVAGTPLQGTRDFGPSEWRDGVALELSGRVVLLLHAVELDGEGAADTLGMVGQSVGLRRLRKHIERVADLDVSVLIRGETGTGKELVAQAIHRLGPRKAGRFVSVNLGAIPKELAAAELFGSQKGAYSGATRDREGFFRAAHGGTLFLDEVGEAPPEVQVMLLRVLETGELYPVGASSPVTVDVRLIAATDAHLEEQIRDGRFKAPLLHRLAGYDLRVPALRERREDVGRLFFHFAREELAALGEEARLDTEDPHAEPWLPAPLASRLVRAAWPGNIRQLRNLTRQLVIGSRGQARLQADSQLDELLGVPEVAAQSPGTGATLPAGAPEADVAAVPRRKPSQVTEAELLAALRASAWDLKATADALGIPRPSVYDLIERSPNLRTAGDLGADEITRCFEACGGDLDAMVRTLEVSKRALGRRLKELGLVAKGT, encoded by the coding sequence GGTGCCCCGGCGCGTGGGGGACCGGCGGCTGCTGGACGCGCTCGTGGCGGGCCGCCCGGTGGCCCTGTCGCGCAACGCGCCGGACTTCGCCCCGCCGGGCAGCTCGCTGGGGCTGCCGCTTGCGGATCCGTTCGTGAGCCGCAAGCCGCTGGAGTTCTCCCCGCTGCCGGACGGCGGCGTGCGGCTGACGGTGCCGGAGGACGGAACGCACGTGGTGGTGGCGGGCACCCCGCTCCAGGGTACGCGCGACTTCGGGCCGTCGGAGTGGAGGGACGGCGTGGCGCTGGAGCTGTCCGGCCGCGTGGTGCTGCTGCTGCACGCGGTGGAGCTGGACGGTGAGGGCGCGGCGGACACGCTGGGCATGGTGGGCCAGAGCGTGGGCCTGCGGCGGCTGCGCAAGCACATCGAGCGGGTGGCGGACCTGGACGTGTCGGTGCTCATCCGCGGCGAGACGGGCACGGGCAAGGAGCTGGTGGCGCAGGCCATCCACCGGCTGGGGCCGCGCAAGGCGGGGCGCTTCGTGAGCGTCAACCTGGGCGCCATCCCCAAGGAGCTGGCCGCGGCGGAGCTGTTCGGCTCGCAGAAGGGCGCGTACTCGGGGGCGACGCGGGACCGCGAGGGCTTCTTCCGCGCGGCGCACGGGGGCACGCTGTTCCTGGACGAGGTGGGCGAGGCGCCGCCGGAAGTGCAGGTGATGCTCCTGCGCGTGCTGGAGACCGGGGAGCTGTACCCCGTGGGCGCCAGCAGTCCGGTGACGGTGGACGTGCGGCTCATCGCCGCGACGGACGCGCATCTGGAGGAGCAGATCCGCGACGGGCGCTTCAAGGCGCCGCTGCTGCACCGGCTGGCGGGCTACGACCTGCGCGTGCCCGCGCTGCGCGAGCGGCGCGAGGACGTGGGCCGGTTGTTCTTCCACTTCGCGCGCGAGGAGCTGGCGGCGCTGGGGGAGGAGGCGCGGCTGGACACGGAGGACCCGCACGCGGAGCCGTGGCTGCCCGCGCCGCTGGCGTCGAGGCTGGTGCGAGCGGCGTGGCCGGGGAACATCCGGCAGCTTCGCAACCTCACGCGGCAGCTCGTGATTGGGAGCCGGGGGCAGGCTCGGCTGCAGGCGGATTCGCAGCTGGATGAGCTGCTGGGGGTGCCGGAGGTGGCGGCGCAATCGCCAGGAACAGGCGCGACGCTGCCCGCGGGCGCTCCCGAGGCGGACGTGGCGGCGGTGCCCCGGCGCAAGCCCTCGCAGGTGACGGAGGCGGAGCTGCTGGCCGCGCTGCGGGCGAGCGCGTGGGACCTGAAGGCCACGGCGGATGCGCTGGGCATCCCGCGCCCGTCCGTCTACGACCTCATCGAGCGGAGCCCGAACCTGCGCACGGCGGGGGACCTGGGCGCGGACGAAATCACCCGCTGCTTCGAAGCCTGCGGCGGCGACCTCGACGCGATGGTGCGCACGCTGGAGGTGTCGAAGCGCGCGCTGGGACGGCGGCTGAAGGAGCTGGGGCTGGTGGCGAAGGGGACGTAA